The stretch of DNA AGAACTCGAAGCGCTCGGCCAGACGAATACTGAAGGCGGCCAGTTCTATCCCCGTCTGAACGAACTCGTCGATAGTGGTCTCGCCACGAAGGACGACCATCCGAACGACGCTCGCGGGTTCACCGTGGAGTTGACCGAGGACGGGAAGGCCATTTTGAGTGAGTTGGTCCTGCGGACTGCCGAGTCGCTCGACATGGACGTCCCTGAGTGTGCGCTCCCAAGCTCCGACGTTCGCCCACGAACGCGAGGTGAGACCTGATGGTTGCGAGTAGAGCGCTGTGGGCCACGCCACGGCGACTTCTCGGGGGTATCGAGGACGGCACGACGTCCAGCAACA from Halorussus sp. MSC15.2 encodes:
- a CDS encoding helix-turn-helix transcriptional regulator — protein: MLSRRRRIASDLTSYKRDLLWAVHRANHTEEKETPVGADVKRELEALGQTNTEGGQFYPRLNELVDSGLATKDDHPNDARGFTVELTEDGKAILSELVLRTAESLDMDVPECALPSSDVRPRTRGET